The segment TAAATGGTAATCATGTGCGTGTTAAAGCTATCTGTAAGATTTGTAGAAAAGTTTTGAGTGGTAGATCTGCTGCTGGTACTGGTCATATTCTTAGGCACGCTAAAGGTTGCATTGCTAAACTTGATAAGCAAAATAGGGTTCAGTCTCGACTAGCTTTTAGTTCTGATGGGGCTTTGCATAATTGGAACTATGATCCTACTGTTGCTAGAACTGAACTGCGTAGATTGATTGCTAGGCTTGATCTTCCTCTTGGTTTTGGTGACACTGATGCATTTGAGGAATACATTTTTCGTGCTCATAATCCAAGATTTGTTAGATCATCTAGAAGAACCACCACTAGAGATCTAGATAAGTTATTTGCTGAACGCCGTGCTATGATTAGGAACTGTGTGCATGCTTCATCATCTGTTGCTTTGACTTCTGACATATGGTCTGGTAATGCTAAGGACGATTACATATGTGTTGTTGCTCACTATGTAAATTCTAACTGGGAGTTGCAAAAGAAGATTATAGGTCCTAGGTTGATTGAAGTTAGGCATAATGGTGAAAACATTTCTGCTGGCATTGCATCTGTGGTTGAGGAATATGGCTTGATTGATAAGATCTTTTCTATCACTTTAGATAACGCATCTTCCAATGCTAAGGCAATGGAAACTTTGACACCCATGTTTGCTGGTTATCGATGATGATCCTATTAATAGAACTTACAGTCTTGTGCATCAATGTTGTGGTTGTCACATTATTAATCTGATAGGggctgtttagttggtgaatttttttggctatggtagtattttcgtttatatttgataattattgtataatcatagactaattaggattaaaagattcgtctcgcaaagtacagataaaatatacaattaattattttttatttatatttaatgattcatacatgtgtcataagatttaATATGAACTTTGTAATTTTTTCAGAACCGCCCCTTAGTTTCAAACTTCCAATGCACGAACTGGACAGTTCAATTAAATGAACCGTATCCCCCAAGTAATGCTCGTCAATATCCTCCCCGGTCTCCAAATTTTCCCTGTGGCACCAAATTTCGCCACTGAACCATCACCATTACATTTGTTCACAGTTTTAGGCCCCTTTTGGACGCGGGATTTTGTTATTCATGTTTATGTGTTTTTATATGTGACGAACAATGAACTAGTTCAAAATTCCTACATTCCGaagaaaccctgatttttgttgttttctactcctttcacccccaattgtaagtcattctaagaattttgaaaagtcaaaatatttcaagtttgaccaaatttatatggtaggaTAATAACATTATGACATCAACTAAGTACtattaggttcttcattaattatatttttatagtactcCCTACATCCCTGAAAGCTACAACTTCTTAAGTTATCCTAAGTCAAAATTTTAAActttaaccaaaattatagaaaaaatgctAATTTATATTACCAAACTAATATCATTAAATTTATCATAAAATAAATTtttataagatactcattttatgtcatagatattatgctcttttctataaagttggtcaaaattttaaaaaatgacTAGCACGGATTCTAAGAGTTGAAGCTTTGAGAGATAGAGGGAGTatgaccttgtttagatccaaaacaaattttggattttgacactgtagcacttttatttttatttgacaaacattgtctaatcatgtagtaactaggcttaaaagattcgtctggcgatttacaggtaaaatgtgcaattagttttggtttttatgtatatttaatgctctatgcatgtgccgcaagttttggtttttgagataaactaaacaaggcctatatctatttgatgccataaactttataatttttttataattttgattaaatttaagatactttaactctccaattttttttgaaatggcTTACATTTTTAGAAGTACTGTACAGCTACCGAATTACCGATTCTTCTTCAAATGTGACGCCCGAAacttgtgtgtgtgttttttttttcgacGCCCGAAACCTGTAAATTTTGCGTTAGGTACATGTCTGGGATGGAAGCAGGCAGAAGGCGCTGTGCTGCACGCTGCAAAAGCACACGTGCTCTTGCTGCCTTGCCTTTCAGACTCCAGGGTGGTGCTTCCCAGTTCCCATGCGCGCGCGCCGTTGATTAGCCGCGACCACGGCGACGATGAGGCTGACGTGGTGCACGCCTGTGACCGTTACCCACTTCCGACGAGATCGTCCTGCCACTTCCGCCGAGGGGACCAGTACCACTACCACTACCACAGTACCACCCCACTCCGAAGCTTGGGCCCCACGTCGCCAGGGAGGCCTCCGTCTCAATccaaggcctcgtttagttcaccaaaaaccaaaaagttttcaagattttccgtcacatcgaatcttgcggcatatgcataaaacattaaatatagacgaaaacaaaaactaattacacagtttgactgtaaatcgtgagccgaatcttttgaccctaattagtctattattagacaatatttaccacaaacaaacgaaagtgctcggcgaaatccaaaatcttttggaaactaaacagggcccaaACGGTCCTCTTCCCTCCAACTGTAGCCAAGCCAGCAAGGCACTCCGCCGCGGAAATCCCCGGACAGCCCGTCTCACCCCACGCGTAACGGCGCATTCCGCTGTCCCCCCGCGCCTGGGTCCACCTATCAGTCACTTGCCACTCACGCCGTCGCCCGCCGTACCCCACACCCCACGCGGCCTCGGCCGTCTGTTCTTATCCGTCCTTTTCCCATCCCACCCCACCCACGCCTCCTCCTTATTAAGCGAACCGCCAACCTCCCTTCGCCTCCATCGCAAAAACCACCACCACTCCTTCCCCTTCACGCCTCGCAACGCATCTGCACTTCGTCTTCCTCCTCCTGCCAAATCGCAGTTCCTCCACTTCCCAAATCGCGCCGCAGCAACACCGCGAGCACTGCCCCTAGGGggaagcaaagcaaagcaaatcATCGTCGAGAGAGAAGAACAGGAACAGAGACCCGGCCCTTCGTTCGTTTCAGTCCGGAACTGGCGAGATCATTAATGGACGCCGCCGCGCTACAGGCCTCGTCGTCCCCTTCGTCCCCTTCGTCCCCGTCGAAGCTGCGCGACAAGCTGCGGACCACGGTGTGCTGCTGCTTcggcgcgggcggcggcggagcgGAGAGGacgaggtggcggcggcggggcgcggcggcgggcgaGTTCCGGTACGACGCGCTCAGCTACGCGCTCAACTTCGACGAGGGCGAGGACGACGACGCGTACGCGGACCCCGCCGCGGCGTTCCGGTACAGGAACTTCAACGCGCGCCTCCCGCcctcgccggccgccgccgccgcggtgggGACACAGCGGCCGCGGGCCAC is part of the Sorghum bicolor cultivar BTx623 chromosome 10, Sorghum_bicolor_NCBIv3, whole genome shotgun sequence genome and harbors:
- the LOC8069329 gene encoding uncharacterized protein LOC8069329, which codes for MDAAALQASSSPSSPSSPSKLRDKLRTTVCCCFGAGGGGAERTRWRRRGAAAGEFRYDALSYALNFDEGEDDDAYADPAAAFRYRNFNARLPPSPAAAAAVGTQRPRATAIAIA